From a region of the Rouxiella sp. S1S-2 genome:
- the panC gene encoding pantoate--beta-alanine ligase → MLIIETIPLLRREIRFFKQNNKRIALVPTMGNLHQGHMTLVDEAKSRADIVVVSIFVNPMQFERADDLERYPRTLQEDCEKLNKRGVDLVFAPIPAEIYPKGLAAQTQVDVPGLSTILEGASRPGHFRGVSTIVSKLFNLVQPDVACFGQKDYQQLALIRAMVEDMGYDLEIVGVPTVRAKDGLALSSRNGYLTQDERKIAPQLAKIMNQLATRLTQGERHVEELLADCAQQLREAGFQPDELFIRDAKNLRDLSVDSTSAVILMAAWLGKARLIDNQEVDLTV, encoded by the coding sequence GTGTTAATCATTGAAACTATCCCCCTGCTGCGCCGGGAAATTCGTTTTTTCAAGCAGAATAACAAACGCATTGCGCTGGTGCCGACGATGGGAAATTTACATCAGGGCCACATGACGCTGGTTGACGAAGCGAAATCACGAGCCGATATTGTGGTCGTCAGCATCTTCGTCAACCCAATGCAGTTTGAACGCGCGGACGATTTGGAACGTTATCCACGTACGTTGCAGGAAGACTGTGAAAAGCTTAACAAGCGCGGCGTGGATTTGGTGTTTGCACCGATCCCGGCCGAGATTTACCCGAAGGGGCTGGCGGCGCAGACGCAGGTCGATGTTCCCGGTCTGTCGACTATTCTCGAGGGTGCGAGCCGTCCGGGGCATTTTCGCGGCGTATCCACTATTGTAAGCAAGCTGTTCAATCTGGTGCAGCCTGACGTCGCCTGTTTTGGTCAGAAAGACTATCAACAGTTGGCGCTTATTCGCGCAATGGTAGAAGATATGGGATACGACCTGGAGATTGTCGGCGTGCCCACCGTGCGTGCAAAAGACGGTCTGGCCCTGAGCTCTCGCAACGGTTATTTAACCCAAGATGAGCGCAAAATTGCGCCACAGCTGGCGAAAATCATGAATCAGCTTGCCACTCGCCTGACTCAGGGGGAGCGCCACGTTGAAGAACTGCTGGCCGATTGTGCACAGCAACTGCGCGAAGCCGGTTTCCAGCCGGATGAGCTGTTCATCCGTGATGCTAAAAACCTGCGTGATTTATCGGTCGACAGCACGTCGGCAGTGATTTTGATGGCTGCATGGTTAGGTAAAGCGCGGTTGATCGATAATCAGGAAGTGGATTTAACGGTTTAA
- the panD gene encoding aspartate 1-decarboxylase, translating into MVRTMLQGKLHRVHVTHADLHYEGSCAIDQDFLDASGILEYEAIDIYNVTNGKRFSTYAIAAERGSRIISVNGAAAHCASVDDLLIICSYVQMSDAQARQHKPNVAYFEGNNQLKRTAKAVPVQVA; encoded by the coding sequence ATGGTACGCACAATGCTGCAAGGTAAACTCCATCGGGTCCACGTGACTCATGCTGATTTACATTACGAAGGTTCTTGCGCCATCGATCAGGATTTTCTTGATGCCTCCGGGATCCTGGAATATGAAGCTATCGATATTTACAACGTGACCAACGGCAAGCGTTTTTCAACCTACGCGATTGCTGCAGAACGTGGATCACGCATTATCTCGGTAAACGGTGCGGCGGCGCACTGCGCCAGCGTCGACGATTTACTGATCATTTGCTCATACGTGCAAATGTCTGATGCACAAGCGCGTCAGCACAAGCCTAACGTGGCCTATTTTGAAGGCAACAATCAGCTAAAGCGCACAGCAAAAGCGGTGCCGGTTCAGGTCGCCTGA
- a CDS encoding ABC transporter permease, with the protein MSQLYWVALKSIWMKEINRFGRIWVQTLVPPVITMSLYFVIFGNLIGSRIGDMHGFSYMQFIVPGLIMMSVITNSYANVASSFFSAKFQRNIEELLVAPVPTHVVIAGYVGGGVARGICVGILVTVISMFFVHLTIHSWWVIALTLLLTAILFSLGGLLNAVFATTFDDISLIPTFVLTPLTYLGGVFYSLTLLPPFWQAVSKLNPIVYMISGFRYGFLGISDVPLVFTMGVLVAFIVAFYLLAWYLIERGRGLRT; encoded by the coding sequence ATGTCGCAACTCTATTGGGTGGCACTTAAAAGTATTTGGATGAAAGAGATTAATCGGTTTGGACGCATCTGGGTGCAAACTCTGGTTCCTCCGGTTATTACCATGTCTCTCTATTTTGTGATTTTCGGTAATTTGATTGGTTCACGCATCGGTGACATGCACGGGTTCAGCTATATGCAGTTCATCGTGCCGGGCCTTATCATGATGTCGGTTATCACCAACTCATACGCCAACGTTGCCTCATCGTTTTTTAGCGCCAAGTTCCAGCGCAACATTGAAGAGCTGCTGGTGGCGCCGGTTCCAACCCACGTAGTGATCGCCGGTTACGTTGGCGGCGGCGTGGCGCGCGGTATTTGCGTCGGTATTTTGGTGACCGTTATCTCGATGTTTTTCGTACACTTAACCATTCATTCATGGTGGGTGATTGCCCTGACACTGCTGCTGACGGCAATTTTGTTCTCGCTGGGCGGACTGCTTAACGCCGTGTTTGCCACCACCTTTGATGATATCAGCCTGATCCCGACCTTCGTGCTCACGCCGCTGACCTATCTGGGTGGGGTATTTTATTCGCTGACTCTGCTGCCGCCTTTCTGGCAGGCGGTGTCGAAGCTGAACCCGATTGTTTATATGATAAGCGGCTTCCGCTACGGCTTTCTGGGTATTTCAGACGTCCCGTTGGTGTTCACCATGGGCGTGCTGGTGGCATTTATCGTGGCCTTCTATCTGCTGGCGTGGTATCTCATCGAACGCGGTCGCGGCCTGAGAACCTAA
- a CDS encoding ABC transporter ATP-binding protein: MTYALELEKLTKTYAGGVQALRGIDLRVEAGDFYALLGPNGAGKSTTIGIISSLVNKSAGKVRVFGYDIDKDIVNAKRQLGLVPQEFNFNPFETVMQVVVNQAGYYGVKRSDAISRAEKYLTQLDLWGKRNERSRMLSGGMKRRLMIARALMHEPKLLILDEPTAGVDIELRRSMWGFLKELNVQGTTIILTTHYLEEAEMLCRNIGIIQDGQLVENTSMKSLLSKLKSETFVLDLAPKSAIPQLEGYHSSLLDTSTLEVEVMREQGLNSLFSQLSKQGVQVLSMRNKANRLEELFVTLVNGSEGKK; this comes from the coding sequence ATGACATACGCTTTAGAACTGGAGAAGTTAACCAAAACCTACGCAGGCGGTGTACAGGCTTTACGCGGAATTGATTTGCGCGTTGAAGCCGGCGATTTCTATGCCTTGCTGGGGCCTAACGGAGCCGGAAAATCCACCACGATAGGCATTATCAGTTCGCTGGTGAACAAGTCAGCCGGTAAGGTTCGGGTATTTGGTTACGACATTGACAAGGATATTGTTAACGCCAAGCGCCAACTAGGATTGGTCCCTCAAGAATTTAACTTTAACCCGTTCGAAACCGTGATGCAGGTGGTGGTGAATCAGGCGGGTTACTACGGCGTGAAGCGTTCAGACGCCATCTCGCGCGCCGAAAAGTACCTGACTCAGCTTGACCTGTGGGGCAAGCGCAACGAGCGTTCCCGCATGCTTTCGGGCGGCATGAAGCGCCGTTTGATGATTGCCCGTGCATTGATGCATGAGCCAAAGTTGTTGATTCTGGATGAGCCAACGGCGGGCGTAGATATCGAACTGCGTCGCTCGATGTGGGGCTTTTTGAAAGAGCTCAACGTGCAGGGCACCACGATTATTTTGACCACCCACTATCTGGAAGAAGCGGAAATGCTGTGCCGCAATATCGGCATTATTCAGGACGGTCAGTTGGTGGAAAACACCTCGATGAAGTCGCTGCTTTCCAAGTTGAAATCAGAAACCTTCGTGCTGGATCTGGCGCCAAAGAGTGCAATTCCGCAGCTTGAAGGCTACCACAGCAGCCTGCTCGACACTTCAACCCTTGAAGTGGAAGTCATGCGCGAGCAGGGTCTTAATTCTCTGTTCAGCCAATTGAGCAAGCAGGGCGTACAAGTGCTGAGTATGCGTAACAAAGCCAACCGTTTAGAAGAGCTGTTTGTCACCCTGGTAAATGGCAGTGAGGGTAAAAAATAA